One Dysidea avara chromosome 8, odDysAvar1.4, whole genome shotgun sequence genomic window, GTTATCCAAATTCACTTATTTGAATACTTTCATCTAAGTTAGGAACAAAGATATTTGGATGACTAACAATTAACTGTACTTGTTCTCTATTTAAAGGTACATTACCCCACTCCTATAGCCAATGCAAACAGTTGAAAAGAATGTAGTTTTACACACAATAAAACAGTGTACATACCTGGGTCTCTTTCAATGGCTTCAATAAGAAGAGGCAATGCTTCAGCATCCTTACCCAACCCAATCAAAACAAGCGACAGATTATTAAAAAACTGAGTAGCTAATTGATCACACTGTTTACCATAACTGTTACACCTTTCGATGACTGTGAGTGTCTGTAATCCTCTGTAAGTGATACATGAAGTCTGTACACAGCATATGTACATCTTACCTGCGATACTGAATTACTGCTTCATGGGGTTTGCCTAAATGCCACAACGCTTCTCCTTTGTATAGTAGCAACTTAGCATGCATTATCACACGGAGAATATCATCATTTGTGATATTATGGAGTTTGCTGTCTTTGCAGTGTAATGTATACTGTGTtaatagttgtatcaacttatcACATCTTTGTATGGCATCATGGTACAACCCGGCACATACTAGGCTGTGACATAATTCAACTACAAGTTGACTAGGTGACGGTAAATAGTCAGAGTCAATAGGTAATGTGGTATTGTCAACAAGAGTATGAAGCATTTCAACAGCAACATCAAACCTGTACGTGGTCAACAATGTCAGCATCATGATAATTTGTTTATCTACATCATGTTATAGTCTCCATTCTTTGGGTGTTTCACTTTCCTACTCTACTTGACTGTTTTGTTTGAGTGGTATAATTAAAATGAGTGTTCTACtaaaattttgactgctctattagagtattgatccTAAAGTCAGTATAATACTCGATTCCCACACTTACCTATCAAAAATTTATATGCTGGAAAACTTGCCACATAATATCTATGTAAACATCACACAGCATATGGAAATGGAATCCAAAGGTAAACAGATTGACAACTAGCCACATTTCTTATAGGATAGAGACTTAACATAAAGACCCCAAGGTTCTGGTTTCAATACAGCTCACATGTAATTCAGAGACAACAGTAAGCCCTTTGCACACAAAAGCACAAAGCCAACTCAGAAACTGTATAGCATTCTGATAATAATTTGTAACAAGCATTCTCATCAGTTACCTTCTTAAATAATGAGCTCTACAAGCATAGTGATAAGCTTGTACAACTAAGTCATTGAGGATATCAGGAGATGGAATGGCCAGACTGGAAACTTGCAGAgatgatcttgttgaagttcTGTCCATTAACCAATAAGCACTCCATTGATACTTTACACTGTCTGTTGTGTCTTCTTTATTATAAAGTGCCTAGAGTGACATAAACACTTGTTAAAGTACTACATATATTATACATGGTGCTGGTCAGGACATCATAGTTCATAGAGTGGCATATAGCTATTGCCACTACAGTTAACAGTGATCCCTGACTGCTCCAATACCtaacaagtgactgctctattagagtattttgttcatAAATTGCACAAGTCAAAAATACAGTTGTTTGACCAGAGTCCGGGCAACAGTTAAAACAATTCTTCACTAGTCAGCCAGTACAGTGCATGCCATTGAATTACAATACTTGGCATAAGGTGATATTTAATGACAGTAGAAAGTGGTAGCTTGCATGTTCATATCATTAAATGCAGACATTATTCATGTTAACAAAACAGATAACATTGTGTCAGAAAACAAGAAGAACTCCTTCTCAAGACAAATGGTGAGTGGTTTCTCTAGCTTGACCTGAATTCACTATATTTGCTAAAGTTTTCCTTTGCCATAATTTCTGGttattacatacagtagtattCAACACATCTGGTACAGTATAGTCAACTACTCTTGGGCCTGAGCAATTGCTACCAACAATACACACGAACATGCGTGCAATGTACTTATGTACTTACTTGATATAGTAATTTAGATGCTTCCATTTCTCCATCATTGTTGGATGAAGCCTTAAACACTTGAATTAGATTGTGGAGAGCATATACTATTATCCGGATATCACACTTCATGGCCTTTTGCATGTAGCACAATGCCATCTGTAGTCTTCCCTAGTTAAGAATATGTGAACATGTAGCTAGCTGTTAATTTACATAGGATtattaaatgaagtagggatccaagcgacaaaaaatagtgaaacaagagatgaatgatggtattacagcataaacTGTAGCTCAATGGGAAAATTCGTACATTGGCatgatatacagtagctattattttcttcaatgccaaagtagggattttcccacttcATTtaatcacttggatccctaattcattttaaagttaaaaatactagtttgtttagtttttgttatagcatacagtatacatagagtgactgttctaccagagtgactgttctaccagagtgactgttctaccagagtgactgttgtattagagtatcttcatGCCTAACAAAGGGTGTGGTCAGTATTctttattttcactgtgctagacCAATAAAGGGATAAGGTCATTGGGTACAAGTAAATAGACAAGATCATTAATGGGCGTGGTCTCGAACCTGTCgtaaaactacaagtatctactGGGTGTCCAGTACCTTTTACAGTAGCTTAagcactttaaataattttgtggtgcataaatatgctgctcaaggaaactgTTAAGGCAGAATATTATGCCTCAATGTGGTTTCATCGCTTGAAGAAGACaatgaccagcctgattgaagataaaggaaaGACAAAGCGCAAAGGtacacactcgttggaaccccaaaaggcacatgctagtggtaagtttgttattgtggcgtaaaatggtggcagtGCACTGCTTAGTTTAGCCCCCGGCCTTATGATGATGGTCAGACGGTGGTCAGACGGTGGTCAGACAGTGGTCAGGCAGGCCAGGCAAGCAGCCATACCAATATTCCAAGTTTAtgccaattttttttgcaaaaaaaattctatttctGGCTACCTAAgtgtttaatgctgtatttgatgttagatggactaatattctgtaatggtgatttttgttgtgtaagatagataatttttaaaggcagcattttaggcaaCATGCATCATTTTTGGGCAATCTCTACATAATCAGTACTTGCATAAGtcaccaattatcggcaccatTTCACCACGCAATTGTAAATCCTTATTTCAATGACGTATGAACTTCCAGTTTGAACCACTTAACAGAGCAGTCCTTCGTCGCTTAGCATACCAAATTTTATTATCTCACATACAAGTGAGCATCTTGAAAATTGAAATGCCTATCATGCACCAATTATTGGCATGGGATACTTATTATCGGCAACTGTACTTTTGTGATTATCAGCACAAGGTGTGATTTTGTGTGTAACTCCATGAGGCCCTGTTTGTTCTTTGTACAATTTTTATGGGATATGTAGTCCTTGGATTCATGGAAGTTTTACGAAGATGAGGCCAGCTGTTCAAGGTTAGACGCAAAAGCATACTAGTTtccaatataaaattatttttacgcaATTCCATGGTTAACCAGCATAGCTTGTATAGTGCTTTAACAACTATAATCACTGAATGAAAATGATTATAATAAATGTTTTAGAGGGTATAACAGCCCATTGTGGTACTGGGTAgcctccatataccctgtagctTCTATAATTTAGATAATTGGTGCCTGCCAATAATTGGCGACTTATGCTACTGTACTATTTGATAGGGCCAGTGGAAGCCATATTGCAGATTAGGATACAGTGCAAATGACGGGAGACATTACATTTGGTAGGATTTTCAGAGAAAAAATGAAGCACTTCATGCTCAAGGTATTTCAACTGTAATCAACAACATGataactgttcaattagagtatattgatgaCTATTGACCAGCAAACTCTACAGCCACCATCGTAGTGCTTACACCAGCCCTGTTACTATAAAATAACAACCATAACTGGCCAATGAACAAGACTTGTATACTGTATTGTCTCGAATTATGGCCCAGGCGTTTATTTCTTTCACGCAACTTTTTACCCTGGCTACTAAACGAGACCGGCGACTATACGAGACCGGCAACTATACGAGACCGGCGACTATACGAGACCGGCGACTATACGAGACCGGCGACTATACGAGACCGGCGACTATACGAGACCGGCGACTATACGAGACCGGCGACTATACGATACCGGCGACTATACGAGACCGGcatttatatacctgatcagcattcacgagtcaacttcatactttggtgttgtactctcctggactctccttgatgtttccctcagcatatttcacagattcaagcttacaaggaactctataaaacgTTCTTCACTTCACCGTTTATAACACCGCCCggaattgttaaaaataatgactgcactagatGTTTATTTGAGACCCggcatttatttttgttatgatgctgAATACCCCTGGTGACTAAACAGGACCAGGCGTTTATACAAGACCGGCCGTAATTCAAGGCAATACAGTACTCTGAGGTTTCAGTGGGCAGCCCCCACTGGTAATTGTATCATGTATAtgatgcacacatacacacacacacgcacacacaagcacacacacacaagcacacacacacacacaagcacgcacacacacatactgtacctgTTTAGCATGACAACATCCAATCAAAACATTCACAGCTGACACAACAAGAATATCAGATGAATGTACACACGTCTGAACAGTTGCTATAGCAACATCCCATTCTGAATTAGAAAATAGTTTACAACCTGCAAATACACATCACCAAAAGTTATACCGTATCAATATCACAATAAAGAATACTGTACCTCTGTTATACAAAACAGTTTCAGACATGTTGCTGTCTGTCATAGAAGACTCACAATGATCAGGATGAAGCATACAGCAAACAATCAACGCAGTTTTCCTTACACACGGCTCTGTTATATAACAACACACAATTCTGTTGTGTGATAAAATAACCACACAACTACATACCTGTACTAGCACTAGATTCATTCAACAAATCAACCATGGCCAGTGTATCTACAAGTTTAGTACATATTTAGTATAAAGAATTATGTCGATCATTCCAACAAACCATTTTCATATCCAGTAGAGAGTGCTAGTATTATGAAGACAACAATCAGTCTCCATAACATGGTCAGTGATAACAGTTCTGTGGTGAACCATTAGTTATATTAAACATTGACGGTAGTTTTATCTTTAATAGTAGAAATTTACCTTTTACTTGAGGCAGCTGCTTTACACAGAGACAGTGTAGCCTGCTTAGTGCACTGTTGTTCAGAGAATTATCTGACCCACTACATAAAACTACATCAACTACACACAGAGTTGATTAAACGAGGTACTGTGAGTGTCTCCCTCACTTCTGTTAAGAAACTGGTGGATAGAGTTTTCACAAGCTTCCATAAAGGCACCATTTCGTTTCTTCACAGCCATACAAGTGAGGCCATAAATTATTGCCAGTTCTTTGTGTACACGTTCTACACTTGGTGGGATACCTGCATACAATAAAACTTTAGTGGTCACCTCACTAaggtgaccatgtcaagtaggtcccaaatttgtattttaagaccacctcaatatgtatgtaggtcccaaacacaacaAAGGTTCATAGGCGTAGCAACTCGGGGAGATGGGCAAGCGGGGCTGGAGCCCCCTTTGCAATTTTCAGATTGTGAATTGCAAGGAAGGGGCAGCCATTCTTAGGAGGTGTTGaccttttttcttctttttgctcttcaacactGTGCCTTACCAAACCAAGATTCTAGAGCCCCCCATCTTGCTATGCCTATGAAAGGTGTATGTTGCAATCTCATTAATAAAATCACTTCTTTGGTTCCATACATACATATGGCTCCAGTGATGAGATTACAACATACAGTTGTAAACTATATTACCTACAAAATACATGAACTAGTCACCTCTTGCTAACTCCCACTGCGCAATTGTTCTTCCCCAATCGACTTCCATTATTTCAAAAGTTCCTTGTAAACATCCATACAGTACCTACAAAATAACACACTGAACAAGTAGTGGATGATTCACTGAATGATGGGGGACAAGCAGTGTTACACAGAATAAGTGTTGTGTTAAGATTAGTACGGGATTGGAATTTAAAATATAATAAACAAGGAGTAGAGACTACTTTTACACAGATAAAATAACTAGATAAAGGTGCTCTGCTCCTGTACAAATCTAACAGGTAAAGGTGCATAACTGACATAAATTTGTATACTGACAGAGGTATGTTTCGGAGCCAACATTAGCAACTTTTAATATGCCTAAAAGTGGCAATTTATGGAATCAAGTGATTTCCATAATTGGCAAGTTCTAGATTATAGCCAGAATTGGTGCCAACCATTAGAAGCAAATGTCCTAATTTTTCTTGCGAATGTCCTAATTCTACTAGCGAATGTCCTAATTCTACTAGCGAATGTCCTAATTCTACTAGTGAATGTCCTAATTCTACTAGCAAATGTCCTAATTCTAACAGTGAATGTCCTAATTCTATTATTAGCAAATGTCCTAATTCTACTAGGGAATGTCCTAATTCTACCAGCGAATTTTGCTAAACCTACTAGCACACCACAACAATAGATTCCTAACCCATTTATATAAACTAAATCCAAAACTGGAAATTGATACCCACAATTAAATCTACCATGCTATGCTATAAAAGCAAAGTAAGCTTTGAGGATGCCACATTTGCTTTATATGTTTCCAAACCTGGCAAAAATATTTTCCTAAATTGGCAGGTTTTCTGATTACAATTTCCAAACTTAGCCAATCTAGTGCTTTCAAAAATTGGCAAAATTGTTCTTTCCAAAACTGGTATCAAATAGGCATATTAAAATTTGCATACCTGACTGACACCTTGCCTACGCAGTGTTTAACCTGGATCCAATGTTGCTATGGCCACCTTCAAGTTAACGCTGTTTAACGACTTGTATTACCTTGTTCCCCAGTGTACCTCTGTCACTTGATACTCAACAAAGGCGAGTAGTCTGTTAGCTTATAGAAGGCTTTATCTAATGGTAtatagacccttttcaggtGAGCTACTGCCATAGCAACAACTGCCATTTTGGAGTACAATCCGTTTTTGAAACCCTAATAGCGTGGGGGAAAGCATACGTCTAACCAGGTCAACCTTAGTTGTGGAATACAGAAGAAGTTCTACTTCCtgggtattgttttactcttatagaaagCAACGCTACCagggttgtactccaagatggcggatgttgctatggcagcagctcacctgaaaagggtctataAAAGTTTACTAATAACAAATAGCTTGCTGTTACTGTACAGTGTGATTTCAATGAAAAATTACTTCCCCCCCCACATGCAATTCCCGTGGATGAGAACCTCAAACTTTCCTGGCTATACTGCACGAGTCTTGTACTATACCCAATATGTtattgtttacgtaacattgaGAATTTGATGACAAaatgagcgttctattagagtaagaaATACGTGCAATATTATGacgtgcattaaatagaacacTCACTGTCTATCAATTATGGATGAGTCCTTCGAAGGGGAAACTGAGCTAGTATTAATACGTTTTACCACTGACCTCGATATACACTAGCGCCTCACTGTAACTATTTTAGGCGCTTGTAAATAAAATTTACGCCAAattttaaatactctaatagagcagtcacatttgaGGTGTGCGCAATGCAAGCACCATGTGTTTGTGATACAGAGAATCAGCTGTTTCTCACCTCCCTacctactgtatagcctaaacatGTCAAGGGGAAATAATTTGAAGACAAAAATTTCACTGTTGAAATCAACAAATAAGTTTCCCCCTTGAAATACTTAGGCTGTACAGTATACATCCATGGTAATCAAGGTCACTTTCAATTTATCATGTAACAAATGACAATAGTATAGACACAatacactataatataataGACATTGTAATGAACTTTTCAGTATATTGCGTTAAAGAGAAGAAGTATTGAATTAAATGTGATCTTATGGTAATCAAGAAGTAACAAGTTTTCCAGAGCAACAATGAGACTATGAAGCTGCTGTTATGATTGATCCTGTGAAGGTAAGAATTTCAATAATCACAAGTCAAAACACGAATAAAACATTTACAcacactcaaatactctaatagagcactcgtACCTGTGTTGATCGGCTTCGGCCACGAGGGTTACTAGGCCTACTGGCATTATAGTATTGACCGCCACGTCTGTAACCTCCACGACCTCTACCTTGATAATAATAACTACCCTGATTTTGATAACTGCCATAATTCCGACTTCGACCACGACTCCTTGGACCTCTTGGATTACTGAACCCAAATGTTTCAGAATTGAGAGTTCTCTCCTCATTACGAGTAGGTCTTCTATAAATACAGATGAAAATCAAGTAAATTAAGCATACATGACTATACAAAACACTGAATTACAATTTGTAgttaacaaaaaaaacattttgCTCAGTCATACCCACCTGTCTGAGGAAGTTTTGTTAGCTTCACATGAAATATTATCAAAAAATGATTTAGATGAATCATAGAATATCCCAGGGTCAGTGGTTGTTGATTCGACTACCTCCCCTTCTTCCACCTCATCAATTATGACATCTTCATCTTCTTGATTCTGTACATCTGTAGTAACATGTTTGACAATGGCtttaaaagcatttacacaAGTGTATACATTTTCACATAACAATCAAAAGTCTTGTTTAGACAGGCATACCTAACACCATTACCTTAAAAcaacagaaagtttattcaGTGGCCTAAGATTGAATTAACCACTGAAACAACAGTCGTTTGCTACACACTTTAGCATTTCAACATGTGGTTAACAAGAGTGGAGAACTATTATGTGACTAATGCTGATCGTAACGCCAGCCTATAATGAATGCTGCCCTTTATTTGTAGACAAAAAAATcttttacaatgtacagtatatgtttACCTGTTACAGCTAATTGTTTCAAATTGAGCAACAATGCCACTTTGATCATCAAAGTGATTAATTAGTCAGCCAAAATTTGCCAACAATACATGTAAATTTTCTAAGGTGTAAATTTCAATGATATTGCTGCAGTAAGCAATTTCTAAACCAGGTGTGTCCACACCtaatattgttttcataaaagcgtgtgtgtgtgtgtgtgtgtgcgcacgcgtGCGCGCGTACATGATCCAAAAtacataataaataattatttgtattaaaaattattgcTAAACCAAAAacctactgtatagcctaaacatTCTGAGGGGGAAATTTTCACTGACTTCGTGGTTTTGGGGTACCAGTGAAAACAAATATTTAGATCTCCATAAGTCTAATaaattttgggagtgtttgcatatccacaaaaatttttaattagGCAACACTGTTCAATCTCGAAAAAttttcccctcgaaatatttaggctatacagtattagctaAAATAACAACATAGTAATTAAGGCATAGTTGGATAATCCCAGATGAGTTAGTGCATGACATCTGGTTTTCAGAACATATACTCAATCATGGCTCACTCTATGCTATATACTCTGTGGGGGATTGAATGACAGTTGAAAATACATCCGTCAAATTTAGATTTGATAGCGTGCACAGTAATTTACAACTGATAGTCCACTCAAGACCACATCTGTGTACACTGGAACTATTCTAAAAACCTTGGAAAAACACAATATAGACATACCTGAGTCAGACTCCTTTCTTCCATCAACAAGTTTCATTTGTTTAAACTCCTCTTCCATTTGATCCTTCTTAAACTTTGCATTAGAGCTCTCAAAATCAAAGTCACCATCAAATTTGATTGGTTTCTTTGATGCATTTGCTGACGTTGACTTAGCTTGACTACTGCCACCTCTACTGCTTGATTGTTGACGACCTCCTGTCTGGTAACGTCCCCCTCTTGATCCCCTCGACCCTCTATATCCCCAGCCTATTGATCATGCATTAAACAATGAATGTAACTACCACAAATTTATACCACAGCACATAGCACACACCTTGTTGTGCTGAGTATCTCTGGTTACCATAGTAATTATCATCATAGTAATAATACCCATCATCATAACCACCCCCTCCACTACGTGAGTAATATTGTGATGGGTAGTTGTGTCGTCTGTCACTGGTAGAGTTATCATTACGTCTTGTCTTGTTGCTCCTTGATCCATCTGCTGGCTGGCTACTGGTCCTAGTTTGGCTACCAGATTGAGAATTTGGTTTAACCTGCGGGTGTCCTTTGTGCCCCTTATTAGattttgctgctgctgctgctgctactgtgcCATCTGTGAACACAAAAGCTTTGAATACAAAATGTTCAACAAGGGAAAAGTTTCACAGTTACAAGATAAACACTTACAAGGCTACAGTTTAAATATATGGTACAAACTTTGTAGAAAATAATTTGTAGTTGAAGGCAACAGCCACAAATCCATGAAAGGTCTTTCCCACAGCTTTATACTATACAACATTAGCAGAAACAACATACCATCTGGTGTCTTCGTACTTGTCGTCGTTGTTGTGGTCACAGTGGTACTAGCAGCAGTAGTTTCACTATTACCAGATGTTGTATTAATAGTAACATTTGTAGGAGTTGAAGTAACAGCCGCCACACTAATAGGCAGCTGTTCCACTCTAACACCATCACTGGTAGTAACTGTGGGAGGGAGTGGAGGCATTACAAGTGGTGGTTGTCCTTGTGATATTTGGTTGTAGTCGGGTGGTGGGACAAGTGGCATAGCTTGGAACGAACTAGGGGGTGGTGGTGGCATGTTTGGCGTTGGAATGACATCAGCCCCTGGACCTGACTGCTACAAGGAGGACAAGATAACATTACAAATTATTGAACCTGTTAGCTAACATAGCTATTTTACTTTGTAATGCACAGCTTCAAATTTTGGCTACCATACTTTATTCACAAATAAGTCGGTTCACAGCAATTCTCAAAACTCATACACACAATTATAGTAAAAATCTAAAAAAGCAAAAATTAGTTCTGGTCTCCCCTGCATGTACACAATCACACTAACAAATATCTCAAGCAAAGATTCCACATACAGAATGAAGGCTACATGCACACTGCACTTCTGATAATAAGAATCAGTCCACAAGTAGGAGGGCTGTTTTCTCATCAGCGGAGGCTTCACATTTACGTACATGCATATAAACTGAGctttctgaaatataatttccaAATACTCGGGACATGTAATGTCTGCAGGCTACTaggaattacatgaggaaggtgaagttgaaatatatatgtatatatcagTAGCCCCCTCTATCCTAAATCCCCCCCCCTCTCCCCCCCATAACAGAAATACATACATATGGTGTAAAAAACTGCTTTTTCTTCCCGATTAACACAGTAATTTAAAGAATGACTTCATTTTTATGCACAAGTGATTCTATACAATTTTTTGAATGACTCAAGAAATTTAATTCTGCATTAGTGTTATTCTTATCTGATACTAGCCTGCGTACTATCAACATGAGGAAGATTAAGTTAAAGTGTCAATACGCAattacacaatattacagcaatTTAAAGAGATTAATATACACAAATCTTCCACAATTTAACATCAATGTATTTAACCAAAACCATCACAACAAAATTACCTATCTCAattaaagtgcacacacacatgatcACTCACAGATACTATGGCAGGATCATCAACTACCACATCTTTAGGCGGTATTGGCTTAACGTGGAGATCCTTAATATCACTACCACGAAATATAATATACTCATAAACTTCATTGCCCGCTGGTATTCGCTTAGGGGCGTTTCTGTCCTCAGTCCCAAAAGATGTCACTAAAACACTCACATAAACCCAACCTTGTATTAAATGACTGTACGTGTATTACCTTTAGCCAACGTGACTGTAGACTCGTTTGCGTCGATGCCATAGAGGATTCCTTCGTATCTAATTTCTGCTTTTGAAATTAGGCTGATTTTACTGCCTATGTACGGCGTTGTATTACTCATTCTCGGGGCGGATTGTAAACAATGTCAACTAGGATTGACTTCAACTGTCAACCGTTCCTTCAATTTGGCTTATAGAGATGATTGCGATGGATGAAAACCTTCATCCTCCTATAGCCATTTTTGAAATAATAAGAAGAGGCGCGTAATTTAATTTCATCACATGCGCATGTTTCAAAGTGTTGGTAAAACTCGCCCACTTCCCGGATTTGGATATTAAATAGGCGCCCGTGATCAGTTAGCCTGGTCTGACATGGCTGTAGATGCAGAAGCTATTGCTAATCAGTTTGTACAGAGTTACTACGCGGTATTTGATTCGAATCGCTCTCAGTTAGCCGCATTTTATGTAAGTTTTGTACCGTACTGATTTTTGTGTAATTATTTTCGCGTATTTGTTATAGACAGAGCAGTCGATACTCAGTTTTGAAGGAACCAAGTTTCAAGGACCCCAAGCAATTGGTGAAAAGTTAAAGGTATACATCAAAATCGCACGTgtgcattaattaattaatacacCTTGCTTGTATATTAGCGCTGGCGTTTATTTCAAATGACCCTTTTACACGTTTTAGCTAAAGTGCTTTAATTTTTTTAGTGTCCGTAACTAGTGCTAGCAATGACACGCGCACACCAtttattgtgactggatttcatATGGGCACAAGAGCCAAAACTTGAGGTAACACCAGCATGAAATTGCTCCACAAAAGGGTGTCATGTAGGTATGCTGTAGGTAGATATCTGTGacaatttcactttgacctgtgactaggAACCCTTTTCAGTTCTTGACTAGTGACTTAGTgacgatatttcagtacttttcgattgATTGTGTGTTGGAAAATTTTACCGTTGACTTGGCATGAATTTGGtgaccttgacctttgacttaggcTTTGACcatggtcgcagatctacctacaatgagtgtctgtgtgtcacccccttgctgCACTAAGGCTAACAATTACCTTGCCTTCAATTTGTTGGGCCTGACTGTTTTCTGGCTGCCTGTATAACCTCACCAGATGTCTCTACAGGTCTGTGAACACCAGGGAACAAAGTGCTGTAGAGGGTTCAAACACTGGACAGAtgagcagggagctg contains:
- the LOC136264660 gene encoding protein LSM14 homolog B-like isoform X1, with translation MSNTTPYIGSKISLISKAEIRYEGILYGIDANESTVTLAKVTSFGTEDRNAPKRIPAGNEVYEYIIFRGSDIKDLHVKPIPPKDVVVDDPAIVSQSGPGADVIPTPNMPPPPPSSFQAMPLVPPPDYNQISQGQPPLVMPPLPPTVTTSDGVRVEQLPISVAAVTSTPTNVTINTTSGNSETTAASTTVTTTTTTSTKTPDDGTVAAAAAAKSNKGHKGHPQVKPNSQSGSQTRTSSQPADGSRSNKTRRNDNSTSDRRHNYPSQYYSRSGGGGYDDGYYYYDDNYYGNQRYSAQQGWGYRGSRGSRGGRYQTGGRQQSSSRGGSSQAKSTSANASKKPIKFDGDFDFESSNAKFKKDQMEEEFKQMKLVDGRKESDSDVQNQEDEDVIIDEVEEGEVVESTTTDPGIFYDSSKSFFDNISCEANKTSSDRRPTRNEERTLNSETFGFSNPRGPRSRGRSRNYGSYQNQGSYYYQGRGRGGYRRGGQYYNASRPSNPRGRSRSTQDQS
- the LOC136264657 gene encoding uncharacterized protein isoform X1, with the translated sequence MEVDWGRTIAQWELARGIPPSVERVHKELAIIYGLTCMAVKKRNGAFMEACENSIHQFLNRIDVVLCSGSDNSLNNSALSRLHCLCVKQLPQVKELLSLTMLWRLIVVFIILALSTGYENDTLAMVDLLNESSASTEPCVRKTALIVCCMLHPDHCESSMTDSNMSETVLYNRGCKLFSNSEWDVAIATVQTCVHSSDILVVSAVNVLIGCCHAKQGRLQMALCYMQKAMKCDIRIIVYALHNLIQVFKASSNNDGEMEASKLLYQALYNKEDTTDSVKYQWSAYWLMDRTSTRSSLQVSSLAIPSPDILNDLVVQAYHYACRAHYLRRFDVAVEMLHTLVDNTTLPIDSDYLPSPSQLVVELCHSLVCAGLYHDAIQRCDKLIQLLTQYTLHCKDSKLHNITNDDILRVIMHAKLLLYKGEALWHLGKPHEAVIQYRRGLQTLTVIERCNSYGKQCDQLATQFFNNLSLVLIGLGKDAEALPLLIEAIERDPENTGCVYNHTLLLWKMGYVSKAINGWALYRKLPITSHEQCQQMIDKLKKSHYKDHKQEHLEEITVLMDLTVMSHTLKRSVVNS
- the LOC136264657 gene encoding uncharacterized protein isoform X2, which translates into the protein MEVDWGRTIAQWELARGIPPSVERVHKELAIIYGLTCMAVKKRNGAFMEACENSIHQFLNRIDVVLCSGSDNSLNNSALSRLHCLCVKQLPQVKELLSLTMLWRLIVVFIILALSTGYENDTLAMVDLLNESSASTEPCVRKTALIVCCMLHPDHCESSMTDSNMSETVLYNRGCKLFSNSEWDVAIATVQTCVHSSDILVVSAVNVLIGCCHAKQGRLQMALCYMQKAMKCDIRIIVYALHNLIQVFKASSNNDGEMEASKLLYQALYNKEDTTDSVKYQWSAYWLMDRTSTRSSLQVSSLAIPSPDILNDLVVQAYHYACRAHYLRRFDVAVEMLHTLVDNTTLPIDSDYLPSPSQLVVELCHSLVCAGLYHDAIQRCDKLIQLLTQYTLHCKDSKLHNITNDDILRVIMHAKLLLYKGEALWHLGKPHEAVIQYRRGLQTLTVIERCNSYGKQCDQLATQFFNNLSLVLIGLGKDAEALPLLIEAIERDPATIRIINKNI
- the LOC136264660 gene encoding protein LSM14 homolog B-like isoform X2; translated protein: MSNTTPYIGSKISLISKAEIRYEGILYGIDANESTVTLAKVTSFGTEDRNAPKRIPAGNEVYEYIIFRGSDIKDLHVKPIPPKDVVVDDPAIVSSGPGADVIPTPNMPPPPPSSFQAMPLVPPPDYNQISQGQPPLVMPPLPPTVTTSDGVRVEQLPISVAAVTSTPTNVTINTTSGNSETTAASTTVTTTTTTSTKTPDDGTVAAAAAAKSNKGHKGHPQVKPNSQSGSQTRTSSQPADGSRSNKTRRNDNSTSDRRHNYPSQYYSRSGGGGYDDGYYYYDDNYYGNQRYSAQQGWGYRGSRGSRGGRYQTGGRQQSSSRGGSSQAKSTSANASKKPIKFDGDFDFESSNAKFKKDQMEEEFKQMKLVDGRKESDSDVQNQEDEDVIIDEVEEGEVVESTTTDPGIFYDSSKSFFDNISCEANKTSSDRRPTRNEERTLNSETFGFSNPRGPRSRGRSRNYGSYQNQGSYYYQGRGRGGYRRGGQYYNASRPSNPRGRSRSTQDQS